A section of the Fusarium falciforme chromosome 8, complete sequence genome encodes:
- a CDS encoding Sen15 domain-containing protein produces MNRSSDPVANVTSTVLYNLQHQHDWASLKVQDTTGRRPLIRGMPPRRLYIHPDDQIAALDREKATGEAVDQSPELEWVLAVHPEETWTIKAFSEIFDSIENSGPREKRIVLATVHNDSTVVYYIMHEGMVKPRQN; encoded by the coding sequence ATGAATCGTTCAAGTGACCCGGTTGCCAACGTCACCTCAACCGTCTTATACAACCTCCAGCACCAGCATGATTGGGCTTCTCTCAAGGTTCAAGATACTACGGGTCGCCGGCCTTTGATCAGGGGCATGCCTCCTCGCCGGCTCTACATTCACCCTGACGACCAGATTGCTGCCCTAGACCGCGAAAAGGCGACAGGAGAGGCTGTTGATCAGTCACCGGAGTTGGAGTGGGTTTTGGCGGTACATCCCGAGGAGACTTGGACAATCAAGGCCTTTTCGGAAATCTTTGACTCTATTGAAAACAGCGGTCCTCGCGAGAAGAGGATCGTACTGGCGACGGTTCACAACGATTCCACTGTCGTCTACTACATCATGCATGAGGGCATGGTCAAGCCACGACAAAATTGA